A genomic segment from Tolypothrix sp. NIES-4075 encodes:
- a CDS encoding rhomboid family intramembrane serine protease has product MDINNLLIWIVCLSCVTTTISAVRTSFDHNRGWIFVSTFIFVVTAVTSYLIPNLGGLVGGCFWLIFILIPNFVNRKVNQLVAQQRYHQASKLAQFVSWLHPADGLREKPEMLHALDLGQQGAIAEALTILNRYKTTDTPTGRTAIVTLYQIDARWEEMLVWIQENISEVRLQKDSEMLLYYLRSLGETGDLNSLLHAWEYYERSIEQIPNLITRNLARMFVLAFCGSCEQVKTLINGSLRIYSPTIQVFWLATANLAAGNELLGREQLLSIRNSNDIRFHNAIERRLSQPVVEAETILTDKSKQILSRISAELLQESKYSGKADLTQPKPNATYFIIGLNLFAFALEIKFGGSTNLLTLYRLGALVPTEVLKGDWWRLFTAAFLHFGFLHLLMNMFGLYVFGRLVEFNLGIARYLILYLTTGLGSMLAVTWMSVMGYSKTDFVVGASGCVMGLVGAFAAILFYDWLRHKTRIASKSLRGILSLILLQAAFDLTTPQISFVGHTSGVIIGFVVGFLLKVIGK; this is encoded by the coding sequence ATGGATATTAATAATTTATTGATTTGGATAGTTTGTTTATCATGCGTTACTACCACGATTTCTGCTGTTCGTACTTCTTTTGATCACAATCGTGGCTGGATTTTTGTTTCTACATTTATCTTTGTTGTGACAGCAGTCACATCTTATCTAATTCCCAATTTAGGTGGTTTGGTTGGGGGATGCTTTTGGCTGATTTTCATACTCATACCCAATTTTGTCAACAGAAAAGTTAATCAACTCGTTGCTCAACAACGTTACCATCAAGCCAGCAAATTAGCTCAATTTGTATCTTGGTTGCATCCTGCGGATGGTTTACGGGAAAAACCGGAAATGTTACATGCTTTGGATTTAGGTCAGCAGGGAGCGATCGCTGAAGCCCTAACCATTCTAAATCGTTACAAAACGACGGACACACCAACTGGTCGAACTGCCATTGTTACACTTTACCAAATCGATGCTCGTTGGGAAGAAATGCTGGTATGGATACAAGAAAATATATCTGAAGTGCGATTGCAGAAAGATAGCGAAATGCTACTTTACTATTTGCGATCGCTTGGCGAAACTGGCGATTTAAATAGTTTACTCCACGCATGGGAATATTATGAACGCAGCATCGAGCAAATACCTAACTTAATTACACGCAATTTAGCACGCATGTTTGTGTTAGCGTTTTGCGGTAGTTGCGAACAGGTAAAAACATTAATTAATGGTTCACTCAGAATTTATTCGCCAACAATTCAAGTATTTTGGCTAGCAACAGCTAATCTAGCAGCAGGAAATGAGTTATTAGGTAGAGAACAGTTATTAAGTATCCGCAACAGCAATGATATTCGTTTTCATAATGCGATTGAAAGACGTTTATCTCAGCCTGTAGTTGAAGCTGAAACAATATTAACTGATAAATCCAAACAAATTTTATCTCGAATCAGTGCTGAATTATTGCAAGAATCTAAATACAGCGGCAAAGCTGACTTAACGCAACCTAAACCAAATGCGACTTACTTTATTATCGGATTGAATTTATTTGCTTTTGCCTTAGAAATTAAATTTGGCGGTAGCACTAATTTATTGACTTTGTACCGTTTAGGTGCATTAGTCCCAACAGAAGTTCTCAAGGGAGATTGGTGGCGTTTATTTACTGCTGCCTTTTTGCACTTTGGTTTTTTGCATTTATTAATGAATATGTTTGGTCTTTATGTCTTTGGTCGTTTAGTAGAATTTAATTTAGGAATAGCAAGATATTTAATATTGTACCTCACCACTGGTTTAGGCTCAATGCTAGCGGTTACTTGGATGTCGGTAATGGGATATTCTAAAACTGACTTTGTGGTTGGTGCATCTGGATGTGTGATGGGTTTAGTTGGTGCTTTTGCCGCTATCTTGTTTTATGACTGGCTAAGACATAAAACGCGGATTGCATCTAAGAGTTTGCGGGGAATT
- a CDS encoding AI-2E family transporter produces the protein MTVSLNQLLKWLVITLIFPSIFLNGWLVFRVFQYFQPLVTTFVLAILLAFILNYPVSILEERGVKRSYAIGLVFFSTIIILAALGLILVPIVLEQFHEMVKQLPQWIDSNKQKLYILNDWAINHSLKVNFSQIFTQITDRLPNELEFIGDKIFSVILDAIDSISEAIITVVLTFYLLADGKRIWDGIFKKLPWSFGQKVRQSIHKNFQNYLIGQVALALLMGVSLTIVFLLFKVPFALLFGLGVGILSLIPFGDVVSLAVVTLIIASHDFWLAVKVLAASVVIDQLIDQAIAPRLLGSFTGLRPIWVLVSLLVGTYIGGLLGLLIAVPIAGFIKDAADNFVSISDYSDNKEKSPEILVNE, from the coding sequence ATGACTGTTTCACTCAATCAACTACTTAAATGGTTAGTTATAACGCTGATATTTCCTTCAATTTTTCTCAATGGTTGGCTAGTATTTCGAGTTTTTCAATATTTTCAACCTTTGGTGACAACTTTTGTTTTAGCAATTTTGCTGGCATTTATTTTGAATTACCCCGTTTCAATTCTTGAGGAACGTGGAGTTAAGCGTAGCTATGCGATCGGATTAGTTTTTTTCTCTACTATTATAATTTTAGCAGCTTTGGGTCTTATTTTGGTTCCCATTGTATTAGAGCAGTTTCATGAAATGGTTAAACAGCTTCCACAATGGATTGATTCTAATAAGCAAAAACTTTATATTTTAAATGATTGGGCTATTAATCACAGTTTAAAAGTAAATTTTAGTCAAATTTTTACGCAAATAACAGACCGATTGCCTAATGAGTTGGAGTTTATCGGAGACAAGATTTTTAGCGTTATTTTAGATGCTATTGATAGTATTTCTGAAGCAATAATTACAGTAGTGCTAACTTTTTATCTTTTAGCTGATGGCAAGAGAATATGGGATGGGATATTTAAAAAGTTACCTTGGAGTTTTGGTCAGAAGGTAAGGCAGTCGATTCATAAAAATTTTCAAAATTATTTGATTGGTCAGGTAGCTTTGGCTTTACTAATGGGAGTTTCACTAACAATAGTGTTTTTGCTTTTCAAAGTTCCCTTTGCTTTACTTTTTGGTTTGGGAGTGGGGATTTTGAGTTTAATTCCTTTTGGTGATGTAGTAAGTCTTGCGGTTGTAACTTTAATAATAGCGTCACATGATTTTTGGTTAGCAGTGAAGGTTTTAGCTGCATCTGTTGTAATTGACCAGTTAATTGACCAAGCGATCGCTCCCCGTCTTTTAGGTAGTTTCACAGGACTTAGACCAATCTGGGTGTTAGTTTCTTTGCTGGTAGGAACTTATATCGGTGGGTTGTTGGGATTGCTGATTGCTGTACCTATAGCTGGTTTTATTAAAGATGCAGCAGATAATTTTGTTTCTATATCTGATTATTCAGATAATAAGGAAAAATCACCTGAGATATTAGTGAATGAGTAA
- a CDS encoding bifunctional orotidine-5'-phosphate decarboxylase/orotate phosphoribosyltransferase has product MNFFDKLSQAIAQNQSLLFVGLDPNPEMMPARYASSDIISSLWDWLQFIIAETAEQVCVYKPTLGFYQALGIPGLELLQKTLFSIPAHIPVILDAKHSDLNTSTIFARTVFSKWNVDAITLSPYAGQDNVAPFLVYPGKAVFILCCTSNSAAEPLQQFPTAETPFYLQVVKESQNWGTPEQLGLEVGTTKPDIFARIRAEAPERIIMARSIWAEGGNLNQVLAAGLNTNGEGLLIPVPQDMLSSTELSQEVQSLNTQINQAKTEIIQDVSSCSLWLPDVCFLDQHPQQDLILQLYDIGCIIFGNYVQASGATFPYYVDLRKIISKPQVFNQVIIAYEEILVKLNFDRIAGIPYGSLPTATGLSLRLQCPMIFPRKEVKAHGTRRVIEGDFHPGETVAVVDDILISGKSVMEGAEKLKSAGLNVNDIVVFIDHEHGVKDRLRENGYQGHAVLTISEITQTLYQAGRINDEQFSALKEA; this is encoded by the coding sequence ATGAACTTTTTTGATAAATTGAGTCAAGCGATCGCCCAAAATCAAAGCTTACTATTTGTCGGGCTTGATCCCAATCCAGAGATGATGCCTGCTCGCTACGCTTCTAGTGATATCATCTCTAGTTTGTGGGATTGGTTGCAATTCATTATTGCCGAAACAGCCGAACAAGTTTGCGTTTATAAACCGACACTCGGCTTTTATCAAGCTTTGGGTATTCCTGGTTTAGAATTGCTGCAAAAAACTTTATTCTCTATCCCGGCTCACATTCCAGTTATTTTAGATGCCAAACACAGTGATTTAAATACCAGCACAATTTTCGCCCGCACTGTGTTTAGTAAATGGAATGTGGATGCAATCACTCTCAGTCCCTATGCCGGACAAGATAATGTCGCACCGTTTTTGGTTTATCCTGGTAAGGCAGTGTTTATTTTATGTTGTACTTCTAATTCAGCCGCAGAACCTTTACAGCAGTTTCCAACAGCGGAAACACCCTTTTATTTACAAGTAGTAAAAGAATCACAAAATTGGGGTACTCCAGAACAATTAGGTTTAGAAGTGGGAACAACAAAGCCTGATATTTTTGCTCGGATTCGAGCAGAGGCACCGGAACGAATTATCATGGCTCGTAGTATTTGGGCAGAAGGTGGCAACCTTAATCAAGTTTTAGCGGCTGGCTTGAATACTAATGGTGAAGGTTTGCTGATTCCTGTTCCTCAAGATATGTTGAGTTCAACAGAATTATCTCAAGAAGTTCAGTCTTTAAATACCCAAATTAATCAAGCAAAAACTGAAATTATCCAAGATGTTTCTAGTTGTTCTCTATGGTTGCCAGATGTTTGTTTTTTGGATCAGCATCCGCAACAAGATTTAATTTTGCAACTTTATGATATCGGCTGCATTATATTTGGCAACTATGTTCAAGCATCGGGAGCCACATTTCCTTATTACGTCGATTTACGCAAAATAATTTCTAAACCGCAAGTTTTTAATCAAGTTATTATTGCTTATGAAGAAATTTTGGTCAAGCTAAATTTTGATAGGATAGCAGGTATTCCCTACGGTTCTTTGCCTACAGCTACTGGTTTATCTTTGCGTCTTCAATGTCCGATGATTTTTCCTCGTAAAGAAGTGAAAGCACATGGAACCCGCAGGGTAATTGAGGGTGATTTTCATCCTGGGGAAACAGTTGCGGTAGTTGATGATATTCTTATCAGCGGTAAAAGTGTTATGGAAGGAGCAGAAAAGTTAAAATCCGCAGGATTAAATGTGAATGATATTGTAGTTTTTATTGACCATGAACATGGCGTAAAAGACAGATTACGAGAAAATGGTTATCAAGGTCATGCGGTTTTAACTATTTCCGAAATTACACAAACGCTGTATCAAGCTGGACGGATAAATGATGAGCAATTTTCAGCTTTGAAAGAAGCATAA
- a CDS encoding molybdopterin-dependent oxidoreductase, whose amino-acid sequence MNLIRVPRSELTRRRFLQFSGISGMGFLLSGCGAPLFSDVVNKVSEPLNQKVETLLFNPQKPVPEFSKSEIKPKELLINSFNNTPIIDQAKYRLIVDGDVNKPLSLSMADIQALPLTSMIIRHVCVEGWAAIVQWGGIRLREIVALAQPKANVKFAYFKSADGYYESWDIASALHPQTLLAYQKNGEPLPVDNGAPLRLASPIKLGYKQSKWVTRVTLVSYLSPMKGYWEDQGYQWYGGL is encoded by the coding sequence ATGAATTTAATTCGCGTACCTCGTTCTGAATTAACACGCCGGAGATTTTTACAATTTTCGGGCATTTCTGGCATGGGTTTTCTTCTTAGTGGTTGCGGCGCACCGCTATTTAGTGATGTTGTGAACAAAGTTTCTGAACCGTTAAATCAGAAGGTTGAAACATTATTATTTAATCCCCAAAAGCCTGTACCTGAATTCTCCAAGAGTGAAATTAAACCGAAGGAGTTGCTAATTAATAGTTTCAATAATACTCCAATTATTGACCAAGCAAAATATCGCTTAATTGTTGATGGCGATGTCAACAAACCTCTTAGCCTGAGTATGGCAGATATTCAGGCTTTGCCGCTAACTTCCATGATTATTCGTCACGTTTGTGTTGAAGGTTGGGCAGCGATTGTGCAATGGGGTGGTATACGTCTGCGGGAAATTGTTGCCCTTGCTCAACCGAAAGCAAATGTCAAATTTGCTTACTTTAAATCTGCTGATGGCTATTACGAAAGTTGGGATATTGCATCAGCATTGCATCCCCAGACTTTATTAGCTTATCAGAAAAATGGTGAACCTTTGCCAGTTGATAATGGTGCCCCCTTGCGTTTAGCTTCGCCAATTAAACTTGGTTATAAGCAGAGTAAGTGGGTGACTCGGGTTACTTTGGTTAGTTATTTGTCACCGATGAAGGGTTACTGGGAAGACCAGGGTTATCAATGGTATGGAGGGTTGTAG
- a CDS encoding cytochrome b/b6 domain-containing protein: MDSTVPPKSRKLPTQAIGAKIFHSCNIISLFIMLTSGLQIYNANPVFGGRAGLHIPPLFTLGGWLAGGRHWHFAGMWLFSLNLLWYGIYVLITRRWRHRFVNINDIKALQKTQNSKRLSYAWHRIVYTAIIPILLLALFTGIGMYKPAQFSWIVDAFGSWEALRIVHFSSVPSVILFVLIHWQLGRKAGGEQLTESMFW, from the coding sequence ATGGATTCGACAGTTCCCCCTAAAAGTCGCAAGTTGCCAACCCAAGCAATAGGTGCGAAGATTTTCCACTCTTGTAATATCATTAGTTTATTTATCATGCTCACTAGTGGGCTACAAATTTACAACGCTAATCCTGTTTTTGGGGGACGTGCAGGTTTACATATTCCCCCTCTATTTACTTTAGGAGGTTGGCTTGCGGGAGGCAGACATTGGCATTTTGCGGGAATGTGGTTATTTTCGCTGAATCTATTGTGGTATGGAATTTACGTTTTAATTACCCGCCGCTGGCGACATCGGTTTGTAAATATAAATGATATTAAAGCATTACAAAAAACTCAAAACTCGAAGCGCTTAAGTTATGCTTGGCATCGCATCGTTTATACAGCTATTATTCCCATATTACTGCTGGCTTTATTCACAGGAATAGGCATGTATAAACCTGCTCAATTTTCCTGGATTGTTGATGCATTCGGCAGTTGGGAAGCATTAAGAATTGTTCACTTTTCTTCAGTACCAAGCGTTATCCTGTTTGTATTAATTCACTGGCAGTTAGGGCGCAAAGCTGGAGGTGAACAGTTGACTGAATCAATGTTTTGGTAG
- a CDS encoding MGMT family protein — translation MSKYDNIYAIVRQIPIGRVATYGQIADLAHLYGKARLIGYALYQVDISLSDIPWHRVINAKGEISHSMQRNGTDYKQRSLLEEEGIKFNPEGKINLREYLWQPEDGFVVS, via the coding sequence ATGTCCAAGTATGACAACATATATGCAATTGTCCGCCAAATACCAATAGGTAGAGTGGCAACTTACGGACAAATAGCAGATTTGGCTCACTTGTACGGAAAAGCGCGTTTAATCGGATATGCTCTTTATCAAGTTGATATCAGTTTATCAGATATACCTTGGCATCGAGTAATTAATGCCAAAGGCGAGATATCCCACTCAATGCAGCGAAACGGCACAGATTACAAACAGCGATCGCTTCTCGAAGAAGAAGGAATAAAATTTAACCCTGAAGGAAAAATCAATTTGCGTGAGTATCTCTGGCAACCTGAAGATGGATTCGTAGTGAGCTAG
- a CDS encoding DUF4174 domain-containing protein gives MLTRCLMALLLLTNVGCSSLYRADVSSLYIQNKSNRLVPIASNPKTVKNKNMAFDLKSYQWKNRLLLVFAPDENNPAYQKQMQLFQGQQADFSERDLLLVEILTEGTSRASGEAIDEADVVKVRSRFQSPEDFRVILVGKDGTQKRSDSKPVEAKVIFNEIDAMPMRQQEMQK, from the coding sequence ATGTTAACTCGTTGCTTGATGGCACTGCTACTCCTAACCAATGTCGGCTGCTCAAGCTTGTACAGAGCCGATGTATCGAGTTTATATATTCAGAATAAGTCAAATAGACTCGTGCCGATCGCCTCCAACCCAAAAACTGTAAAAAACAAAAATATGGCTTTTGACTTAAAATCCTACCAATGGAAAAACCGCCTTTTGCTAGTGTTTGCACCTGATGAAAATAATCCCGCTTATCAAAAACAAATGCAGTTATTTCAAGGGCAACAAGCTGATTTTTCTGAGCGAGATTTACTATTGGTGGAAATATTGACAGAAGGTACAAGTCGTGCATCGGGTGAGGCGATTGATGAAGCAGATGTTGTGAAAGTGCGTTCACGTTTTCAATCCCCCGAAGATTTTCGAGTCATCTTAGTAGGTAAAGATGGTACCCAAAAGCGCAGCGACTCCAAACCCGTCGAGGCAAAGGTAATTTTTAACGAGATAGATGCAATGCCGATGCGTCAGCAGGAAATGCAAAAATAA